The Streptomyces sp. NBC_00483 genome contains the following window.
CAGCCTGACTCCGCGTCCCAGCTCCGTACGACGCGTGCGGGCGCACCGGCGACCACGGCGTGGTCGGGTACGTCGCCGCGGACCACGGCCCCGGCCGCGACCACCACGTTCCGGCCGAGGCGGGCGCCCGGCAGGATCACGGCGCCGGTGCCGATCCAGCAGCCGGGGCCGATCTCGACCGGCTCCATCCGGGGCCACTGCTTGCCGATGGGCTCGTGCGGGTCGTCGTACGAATGGTTCGTGGACGTGATGTAGACGTACGGGCCCATGTAGACGTCGCTGCCGATCCGCACCGTCGTATCGGCGATGACATGGCTGCCGCGGCCGATCACGACGCCGTCGCCGAGGGTCAGGATCGGGTCCTGGCCGAGGTCCAGGTCCGGCATCAGGCCCGCGGTCAGGGTCACTTGCTCCCCGATGATGCAGTGCGCGC
Protein-coding sequences here:
- a CDS encoding acyltransferase, producing the protein MPKTRNDKGGPAHRLVQAGWRWVQRKGAVTARQSGGHRFGAIGHGTKLAFPQGTVFGEPWIRLGAHCIIGEQVTLTAGLMPDLDLGQDPILTLGDGVVIGRGSHVIADTTVRIGSDVYMGPYVYITSTNHSYDDPHEPIGKQWPRMEPVEIGPGCWIGTGAVILPGARLGRNVVVAAGAVVRGDVPDHAVVAGAPARVVRSWDAESGWQPPLRTPTPRAIPEGVTPDQLLALSELDDDAWDTEPRTR